Proteins co-encoded in one Cricetulus griseus strain 17A/GY chromosome 1 unlocalized genomic scaffold, alternate assembly CriGri-PICRH-1.0 chr1_1, whole genome shotgun sequence genomic window:
- the CUNH13orf46 gene encoding uncharacterized protein C13orf46 homolog encodes MEKDPTTHRRHRPGPGALPSGVVPGYLKVASEGAELQRSRSVGGLHQKGDPPVCIRKLLRKELDSEDQGKDPRSDTNDTTCQVSLEEDRKKKSQDEPGKVDQTCGKLEPEKSNSEASASEQDGAQKGRHTSVAEEQEPESMKLNNLLEKQKPSVFVEIDLGDHTEEEVVTCAVREEKRPPLDTGDLSEDETRTSWMCCIPYSTKKKVKETANALEKVLKPGRAVKDGTLSS; translated from the exons ATGGAAAAGGATCCCACCACTCACAGGAGGCACCGGCCTGGTCCTGGAGCCCTGCCCTCAGGAGTAGTCCCTGGATACCTCAAGGTAGCCAGTGAGGGGGCTGAACTCCAGAGGAGCAGGAGTGTGGGTGGCTTGCACCAGAAGGGCGATCCACCGGTCTGCATCAGGAAGCTACTACGCAAGGAGCTAG ACTCTGAGGACCAAGGTAAAGATCCACGAAGTGACACCAATGATACCACCTG TCAGGTGAGCctagaggaagacagaaagaaaaagagccagGATGAGCCCGGAAAAGTGGACCAAACATGTGGGAAATTGGAGCCAGAGAAGAGCAACTCAGAGGCCAGCGCCTCAGAACAGGATGGTGCCCAAAAAGGAAGACACACCTCAGTGGCCgag GAGCAAGAGCCAGAATCCATGAAGCTGAATAACCTTCTAGAAAAACAG AAACCGTCTGTGTTTGTGGAGATCGACCTGGGAGACCATACTGAGGAGGAG GTAGTCACCTGTGCcgtgagagaagagaagaggcccCCACTGGATACAGGGGACTTGTCAGAGGATGA AACAAGGACCAGCTGGATGTGCTGCATCCCGTATTCCAcgaagaagaaggtgaaggaaaCTGCCAATGCATTGGAGAAGGTACTCAAGCCCGGGAGGGCAGTGAAGGATGGGACACTGAGCAGCTAG